The genome window CGAAAGAATATATAAAATTAACTTCTGCCGAATTTGATCTATATTTAGCTGAAGCAGCAAAACAATCTGACACAAAATTATCTCTTACCGATTTTGTTAGAAAACAAAAAAATCTTTCAAAAGATACACATATAATCCCTGATCTTTCAGAAATTAATTTATCAGGTAAAACCCTTACTAATCTTAACCTGAAGAATACATTATTTGCTTCAGCTAATTTAGAAAATATTAAAATTTCGGATTGTAATTTAGATTTTACTAATTTTGAAGGAGCTAATTTACAAAATGCCGTTTTTCAAAATGTTACGGCTCGTAACGCAGGATTTCTTTTTGCTGATCTTAAAAATAGCAAAATTGAAAATAGCGATATGTCGAGAGCTTACATGCCTAAAGTAGATTTATCTGAAGCAGAGGTAACAAATAGCAAATTTAATGCTGTTATGATGGTTAATGCCGATGCCGAAAAGTTAATTATTAAAGATTCAGAATGGAAAAATTCTAATCTTACCGGTATATCACTTGCTTATGCAGATATGCAAAGAGTTCAAATGCAGGGAGTAGTTTTAAATAATGCACTTCTAGATCAAGCAAATATCGTTTCTACTGATCTTGAAAATGCTTTTATGAATAATGCACGTGCGTTAGAAGCAAAATTCAAAGAGCAATGTAACATGCAAGGCATAACTGCAAGGAATGCCTATTTTAGCGATGCTGAATTTGAAAATATACTATCTTTAAAAGAAGCTGACTTAAGAGAAGCTATAATGCAGCGTGTTAAACTTAAGAACGCTGATTTAACAAAAGCAAACCTTGATAAAGCAAATCTTGAATATGCCGATCTTACAAACGCTACGCTTACTAATGCAACCGCACAATTTGCTAAGTTAAGTAATGCTACTTTAGAAAAAGCAGAAGCTGAAGGATTAAATATTTCTGATGCTATTGCTAAAAATATTAATGCTAAGGAAGCTAACTTTAAAAATGCAATTATGCAGCGTGCCGATCTTACTAAAGCCGATTTCACTAAAGCGGTGCTTGAAAATGCCGATATGCAAGCAGTAGAAGCAGCCGAGGCTATATTTAAAGAAGCAAATCTAAAACAAGCAAATCTAAAAGCAGCAAATCTAGCTGGAATTAATAAAGAAGGAGCAGATTTTGATAAAGCAAAAATCAACGATGCTACAAAGATGCATGATACTAAAGGTGAGGCTAAAGGGAATTTAGATCATCAAGATAAAGACGGTAAAAAAACATCTGTCAATGTTAACGAACATGCTAAATTACAAGATAAAATTCATGCAAGAGAAAAAAGCGGTTGGTTTCTGAAAACCGGAGTAGGACAGCTTTGTACAAAAATTGCTAAAACTACTACATCAGGAATTAGCAGCGTAACAAATTTTTTAGCAAGTAAGAAATTTTTAGTAGGGCTTGCCGTAGTAGCGGGTCTTGCAGTAGCAGCTGCACCTTTTGTAGCGATGCCTGTATTATTGGTCACCGGCACGGCCCTTGCTACTAAAGCTGTTATTCTAGGAGCAGGTATTTTAGCCGGAGGTCTAGTCGCTACCGGAACTTATAAACTTACTCAAAAACCTTTACGCAATCTTCAGAAATCATTTGAAAATTTGACTAGCAGTATAGATAAATATATCTCACCGCCTCCTGAAAATATTGATGAATTAGTAACAGAAAAACAACAAGCAAGACAAAAAGCTGAAACAGAAAAATCTAAAGAAAGGGAAGAAAATTTAAATAATGTAAATAATAATATTGATAAAGCTAAAGAACAAGATATTTTAAAACAAGCACAAAATAATTTAAACCAAGAAACACCAAAAGTAGAAATAAAAGAAAAGAAAGATAAAACTGTAGAAAAACAACAAACAGAGCCTGGTAAATTTGCAGCAAAATTTAAGCCTAACACTAAAGGCAAAGGATTTGTCGAAAAAATAAAAGACAAAAAAAAAACCAAATTCAACAAAAGAAGCATATAACTAAATAAGTGTTAAAAATAATATCCGGTAAATATAGAAACCAAATTATACCTACCGCTAAAAATATCAAATATCGACCTTCCACCGGTAAGCTCAAAGAGGCAATATTTAGTATATTAACCTCCGGTGAGTTTACCGGTAATAAATTATTTAACGAAACTACTCACATTCTCGATTTATTTGCCGGTAGCGGTAGCCTTGCTTTTGAAAGCCTATCAAGAGGAGCAGGTTTTGCTACCTTAATTGATATTGATACATCCTCATTAAAAATAGCAGAAGGATTTGCTAAATCTCTAAACATTGAAAATAATGTTAATTTGGTTAATATTAATGCTTTAAATCTACCGAAAGCTGCCAGACATCTTTTTAAACCAGCTTATAGAGAGGAATTTAAAGGAGACACGGAACGCAGCACCACAGCGTACACAAGCGTACGTGAGGATTCGAGTACCGGATCGACGTCTAAATTACCTCTAGAAGCGAAGTTTGGGAAGATGTCTAATGAATCATTTGATCTTGTATTTATAGACCCTCCTTATCATAAGGATATAGTGCCTAAAGTAATGAAATTGCTGATAAAAAATAACTGGCTTAGAGACGGTACTATCATAGTTATTGAGATGGCTAAACTAGATGATTATGTTTTAGATGAAAATATTGAAATTTTACGTGAAAAACTATATGGTAAGAGTAAGCTATTGGTTTTAAGATATTCCCTTGCAAAATGAAAGTTTGGTAGACGAAGATCAACTTCAAAAAGAGCAAGGAGTTCACAAGACGAGGAACGGAGCGTATACTTAATACGTGAGTACCGCAGTACTTGTAGAACGACGTAGCCAATTTTTGAAGTTCATCGAGTATACAATGACCAAAGACAAAAAGCATTATATCTGTTCTAACTGTGGAAATACTAGTCCTAAATGGTCGGGGCAGTGCTTTGACTGCGGTGTATGGGGTAGTATTGTCGAAGAGATAGTAAGTACAAATAAAGCAATTGTTAAAACAGGTAGCAAACAAGATTTCGATAAGCTTTCAGGTCACGTAGCCGAACAGTTACGCATCCCTACCCCTATAGGTGAATTAAATAGAGTACTAGGCGGCGGTTTAGTGCTTGGTTCTGCTATATTAATAGGAGGAGACCCTGGCATAGGCAAATCTACTTTGTTATTACAACTAGCAGCAAGTAACTTTGCATCAAAGATGAATTGCTTATATATAACGGGCGAAGAATCATTAGACCAAATAAAATTAAGGGCCATAAGGTTAAATCTAACTAACTATAATACCGATATTTTAGCAGCCACTAATTTGGAAGATATTATTGCGAGTATAGAAGCTAATAAAAATAATATTGATTTAGTAGTGATTGATTCTATTCAAACAATTACCACAAAAGAATTATCCTCGCCTCCAGGCACTGTTTCGCAAATTCGTACATGTGCGAATGAGCTTGTCAATTATGCTAAGCAAAATAATATAATTATTTTATTAAGCTGTCACGTAACTAAAGACGGTCAGCTAGCAGGTCCTAAGATACTTGAGCATCTAGTTGATACGGTGTTATATTTTGAGGGAGATCATAATAATCATTTCCGTATTTTACGCTCATATAAAAATCGTTTTGGCGGTGTGGGTGAAATAGGAGTATTTGAGATGAGCGGCAGCGGGCTTATTGAAGTAACAAATCCGTCTGAACTATTTTTAATGAAGCGAGAGCAGAACGTTATAGGTACATCTATTTTTGCAGGAATTGAAGGTTCAAGACCGTTACTTATGGAAGTACAAGCCCTTATAGTACCTTCAAATATGGTAACTCCTAGACGCTCTGCGGTGGGCTGGGATGCTAACAGGCTATCAATGATACTTGCCGTACTTAGTAGTAGGATAGGACTTAACCTTGCTAATTATGAGGTATATTTAAGCATCGCTGGAGGGCTTAAAATTGCCGATCCTGCTTCTGATTTAGCAGTAGCAGCGAGCTTAATATCTGCTGCAACCGGCAAAGCTGTACCCGAACATAGCGTCTTTTTCGGTGAAATAAGCTTATCGGGTGAAATAAGAAAAACCGCAAAAGCAGAAACAAGAATAAAAGAAGCCGTAAAACTTGGATTTAATAAGATTATCTGCTCTAAACTTGAAAATTTAAACTATGATTTTATATCTTCCGTCTCACATTTAAAGGATTTAAAAGAGATAATTAAATGAGTATAGTTTATGAAATAAGAAACTTGGAAGAAACACGTAATTTTTTATCTAATGTAGAAGAGCAGATAATATTAACAAATCCTGCCTCTAGCATAAAATATTACGGTATGCTAGTAATTGATTATATGTTTAAAACTTTAAGTAAAGAATTTCCAAAAAAAGTTTTAGAGCTTACTGTAAATGTAGGAGAGAATCACGCCGCTTTATTTACTGCAATCAAACTAGGCTATAAGAATATAGTATATACAGGGGATTCGAAGGAGGCTAGAAGGGTGTTGGGCGGTTTTGATGTCATTCCTGCGAAAGCAGGAATCCAGTAAAACCTATAAAAACTTGTTTTTATAGGTTTGTTTTATCAAGTATTATTTGTTTATTTTGGATTCCTGCTTTCGCAGGAATGACAACCGAGTTGGATATGACATAGAACCATGAATATCAAAGATATAGGGGTAATAATTGCTAAAAAACCTTTGAAAGAAAATACATTTATTATTACGGTTTTTACTAAAAATCACGGTTTATATTCGGGAGTTGTAAAAGAATCTTCTAAAAAAAGCAAATTTATATATCAAGAAGGAAATATTGTAGATTTTCTTTGGCAGGCAAGACTACACGAACATATCGGCATGGCTAAATGTGAACTCATCAAATCTTACACCGGTTATTTTATCATAAATAAAGCTAAATTATATGCCTTTAATTCCGTTATATCTTTAATCAAAGAGTTATTTCATGAAAGAGAAGAACATTCTAATTTTTTCTCCGTGCTAGTAAATTATCTGGATAGTTTATCAAAGAGTTTTTGTTTCCGTGATTATATTAATTTTGAGCTAGCTTTACTTGCCGAGACCGGCTATAAGCTTGATCTTACACAATGCGGCGTGAGTCATGTTACGACTGATTTAACTTATGTATCCCCTAAATCAGCTAGAGCACTATCATATGAAGTAGGGAAACCCTACAAAGATAAATTATTGATTTTACCAAAATTTTTACTATCAGAGAATAGTGAGATTACATTAGAAGAAAAAAGACAAGCTTTAACCCTAACAAACTATTTTTTTAATAGATATTTATTTCATAATAATAGACAAGTTGAAGCACACCAAATTTTTATGGAATTTACTATAAATAATTCTTAAAGATTCTATATTTTTACTTTTATTTTTCTTATTTGATCATATACTTATTTAAGTAATCACTTAAATAAGTATATGACATGACTAGATTAAGCATAGATATACCAAACGAATTACATCACTTTCTTAAAGTTCATACTGCACATAAAAACGATACTATTATGAATTTTGTAAGAGAAGCGATATATCATAAAATAGAACAGGAAAAAGAATTAAATGCAGAATCAATAAAAATATTAGAAGAATCAGCAAAAGATTTAAATATTAATAAATATTCTTCATATAAAGAAATGTATAAAAAGCTTAATTTAATATGATTCTGCAAACTTCTGGTATTTTATTCTATGTCATTCCCACGAAAGCGGGAATCCAGTTGAGTAAAGCTTCTTAAAAGCTTTACTCAAAAAGAAAACAATATAATAAAAAGACTTTTTTAGCCTAGATTCCTGTTTTCGCAGGAATGACATAAGAGATTTTTCAAAAATTTTCCGGTACACTACACATGTACCGGCACCCATAGTGACTTATTTAAATAATAATCTATGAAAATACTAGCATTTGACACAGCCAATAATACTGCATCGGTAGCAATATCTGAAAATGAGAATATTCTGGCATATATAGAAGAATTACGTCCTTCTATGCAAGCAGAAAATCTAATGCCAATGATAGAAGACGTGATAAAATCAGCTAAATGTTCATATGATGATTTAGATTATTTAGCGGTAACTAACGGACCCGGTAGCTTTACCGGCATTAGAATAGGACTTGCTAGTGCTAAAGGTATATTATTTGCCAAGGAAAATATTAAAGCAGTAGCAGTTAGCAATTTTGAATATGCCTACTTTAGAGCTATAACTCAAGTTAAAGACTATGATAAAATATATGTCTTTTTAAATGCTTATCGCTCACAGCTTTATATGCAAGTTTTTCATAAATCAGAAGAAATAGAAGAGCCGTTATTGATAGATTTCGAGTATGCTATAAAACTACTTGCAAATGAGAAAGGTAATATAGTTTGCTGCGGTAGTGGACTTGAATTTATACATCACCAAATTATACATTTACCGAATATAATAACCTTGCCACGTTTTGCACGAGTTAAAGCATGGGTTATTTGTAGATATATTGCTAATAGATTATCGAGCGGTATGAAGTTAAATAGCTCTATCGAACCGCTTTATATACGCCCGCCTGATGCTAAAATAGCAATAAATTATGTCGCTCCTACTCCTAGTTAAAAGCAACCTTGTTGCATGGCTCAGTTTTTTTGTCATCCCGTGGACAAGCCGGCGTTGTTGCATGGCTCAGTCTTGCCTTTGTCATCCCGTGATTTATTCACGGGATCTAGTTAAAAATACTAATATTATTAGTATTTTTAGTTGTTTTACTGGATACCGTGGACAAGCCACGGTATGACACCCAGTAGGTTTTTTGATCCATGCAACAAAACTGCTAAAAACAGGAATCCATTTTTTGTCTACCATAAGATAGGTTGACATAAGAGCTTTATTATAAATATACTACATCATCACTTTCATAATCAAAGAATCCAAAATCATTACCTGATAACTTCGTAGTAAAATCACTATTAGAGAACCCTACTTGATTGCCTGATACTTCTATTTCATCTTCATAATCAGAGAACCCGGAATCACTATCAGATACTTCATCTGATTCTTGCTTTGCACACTTCTTGTTATATATAAGGGTTATTATTTGTTGAATTAACGATCCTGATAAACTATGACTATCAACAATTCTTTCTAAATCCTCATCCGAAGTATTATTAATTAATTTTGCCAATTTTTCATATGTAATCTTAATTTTATCTAATTCACTATCAGGCGTATTTATAATTTCTTCTAATAATTGTTGATTTTCAAGCTGCTCTACAACCTCTGCACCATGAATTAAGATCATTATTTGTTTAAATTTTTCTTCAGGTAATAAAGATGATATCTCTGACAATGTCTTTGATAAGTTTTGATCTGATATACTATCAACGATTCTTTCTAAATCTTCATCTAAGGCGATATTAATTATCACTGCTAATTTATCATTTGGAATACTATCAATTATTCTTTCTAAACTTTCATCTGAAGTATTATGAATTAATTCTGCTAATTTTTTGGTCTTAATTTTATCCAATTCATTTTCAGAAATATTTAAAATTTCTTCTAATAATTGCTGTTTTTCAAGCTGCTCTACAATTTCTTCATCGTCCATTAAGGTTGGTATTTGTGTAATTTTTTCAAAAGGAAGCAAAGGCAATATCTTTGGTAAGTTAATATTAATGATTCTTACTATACTTTCATCTGAGGCGTGAGAAATTATTGTTGCTAGCTTATCATTTGAAATATTACTTATGATTCTTACTAAATTTTTATTTGGAATAATATCAAGCTTTTCTGCAAATTTTTCTTCTCCTGCTAAAATAATTATATTTTCAATCCATTCATCAGAAATATCCTCATTTGATAATTTTTTTAGTTCCTGCTCGGTAAGTTCTTCTAAAGAAAGATTATTAGGATTTTCATTAAATAATTTATCCAACTTACCTTGTGTAATTAAATCTATTACTTTTTCAAGATGCCAAGGCAAAATATAATTAACTAATTTTTGTGCTTGCTCATCGGAAATATTATTAATTAATTTTGCCAATTTTTCATATGTCATCTTTTCAAAAACTTCATCTAATTCATTTTCAGAAATGTTTAAAATTTCTTCTACTAACTCATTATCAGAAAGAGTTTCAAGTTGATCTAAGAGATTAAATGTTTCTTCAGCTTTATTATTTAAATAAGAAAAAACTTTATTACTCACAAGATTAAAAGTTTCAGCAACTTTAGAAGAAAGAATACTAGATGTATTTTTTATAATATTAAAACTCTTTACTCCAAAATCATAAACTGTTTTTAATGATGAACTAAATGTACTGAAAAAGCCTTTACTTTCAGTTGTGTTAGTTATGCTTGCAGGTGTACCGATTATATTATCAGCCTCATTCATAATATCAGTATATTTGATTTGAGAGATGCCTAGCGTATCTTTATACCCCCAAATTTTTAATTCTTCATTTGAACGATAATTAAATTCATCGTTAGCAAGATAAGAAACTGGCTTTGGAGAAATATTATGTGGGATTAAATTTTGTAACTTATTAAAAATTGATATTATTGCCATAATTCTTCCTCATTTCTTATTATAATAATCAGCGTTGCATTATAATAGAAATTATAAGGAGGTCAAGGTAAAGGCTAATAATTATTAACTTTTTATTATATTTTACTTAAAATTGATTAATTTACCAAAGAGGGATGTTCTACTAAATATCTTTTGCACGAAAGCAGAGTATTGTTGCGTGGACCGGTAAAACCCACTTGTCACCTAGTTCGCTTGACCATGGGGTCCATAAAAACAATAAAAAATACTAAT of Rickettsia tillamookensis contains these proteins:
- a CDS encoding RsmD family RNA methyltransferase; this translates as MLKIISGKYRNQIIPTAKNIKYRPSTGKLKEAIFSILTSGEFTGNKLFNETTHILDLFAGSGSLAFESLSRGAGFATLIDIDTSSLKIAEGFAKSLNIENNVNLVNINALNLPKAARHLFKPAYREEFKGDTERSTTAYTSVREDSSTGSTSKLPLEAKFGKMSNESFDLVFIDPPYHKDIVPKVMKLLIKNNWLRDGTIIVIEMAKLDDYVLDENIEILREKLYGKSKLLVLRYSLAK
- the recO gene encoding DNA repair protein RecO, with product MNIKDIGVIIAKKPLKENTFIITVFTKNHGLYSGVVKESSKKSKFIYQEGNIVDFLWQARLHEHIGMAKCELIKSYTGYFIINKAKLYAFNSVISLIKELFHEREEHSNFFSVLVNYLDSLSKSFCFRDYINFELALLAETGYKLDLTQCGVSHVTTDLTYVSPKSARALSYEVGKPYKDKLLILPKFLLSENSEITLEEKRQALTLTNYFFNRYLFHNNRQVEAHQIFMEFTINNS
- the tsaB gene encoding tRNA (adenosine(37)-N6)-threonylcarbamoyltransferase complex dimerization subunit type 1 TsaB, coding for MKILAFDTANNTASVAISENENILAYIEELRPSMQAENLMPMIEDVIKSAKCSYDDLDYLAVTNGPGSFTGIRIGLASAKGILFAKENIKAVAVSNFEYAYFRAITQVKDYDKIYVFLNAYRSQLYMQVFHKSEEIEEPLLIDFEYAIKLLANEKGNIVCCGSGLEFIHHQIIHLPNIITLPRFARVKAWVICRYIANRLSSGMKLNSSIEPLYIRPPDAKIAINYVAPTPS
- the radA gene encoding DNA repair protein RadA — translated: MTKDKKHYICSNCGNTSPKWSGQCFDCGVWGSIVEEIVSTNKAIVKTGSKQDFDKLSGHVAEQLRIPTPIGELNRVLGGGLVLGSAILIGGDPGIGKSTLLLQLAASNFASKMNCLYITGEESLDQIKLRAIRLNLTNYNTDILAATNLEDIIASIEANKNNIDLVVIDSIQTITTKELSSPPGTVSQIRTCANELVNYAKQNNIIILLSCHVTKDGQLAGPKILEHLVDTVLYFEGDHNNHFRILRSYKNRFGGVGEIGVFEMSGSGLIEVTNPSELFLMKREQNVIGTSIFAGIEGSRPLLMEVQALIVPSNMVTPRRSAVGWDANRLSMILAVLSSRIGLNLANYEVYLSIAGGLKIADPASDLAVAASLISAATGKAVPEHSVFFGEISLSGEIRKTAKAETRIKEAVKLGFNKIICSKLENLNYDFISSVSHLKDLKEIIK